The Brachyhypopomus gauderio isolate BG-103 chromosome 1, BGAUD_0.2, whole genome shotgun sequence genome includes the window AGCAGCAATTCCTGAATCAGCTTGTCTTTGTCCAGAAGCACTACAGGCAAAAGATCAAACGCCAGGTGAGGTTTTCTCCCCTTATTTCACATACTAGAGCACACCGCATGAGAGCACCGGTTCAAGAGGTCTAAAGCAGAAGGTGTCTCCGCAAATGTCGGCTCCTTCTCAAGGTGTCAGCACCAGTACAGCTGTACTGTGGGGCGTTTGTCTGAAAGTGCTCACGCTGACACGTCTCCTGGTATTTATGGAGAGTTTTTTGCGACCCGACCTGCTCCTGTGGACGACATGGAAAAAGCAATGAGAAAACACGCAGGAAGCCCGTGTGAAAGATCACCAGCTCAGTGAGACTGAACGAATGGCACTCACAGACCTCAGCTTCACGGTCTGCTCTTGACTCCACAGGGCACTGAGAGGTCTGTTCCTCTCCCCCTCCGCATCATGTAGCTTCCCCCTCAGCTCCCAGATGACTCCAGTCAGGGCCGTGACCTTAAAGGGGGACGACGCGGTGATCCGACACGTTAGGTTTAACGCCACCTACTCTGCCTGCCAGGTTGATTTTTGTTTAACCCCATGGTTTGGTTAGTAACCTCTGTCTGCTGCCCATCAGCGTGAATGCTGCCCTGAAACATCTCTGTGTGGAGATATGAGATGTGGTTCTTCTTCTGCAGCAGATCAGCACATAAGCTCTTCAATTGATCCTGGTCTTCACACATCTGCGTCTCGAGCCTGTAACCATACAATACAAACTGCTGTGTTGATACTGTGTACAGCCAACTTACCATGTTTTCAGGTTGGATCAGACCTATGTATTATCTGATATATAAGGCCAACTGCATGTTATTAAAAGACAAGGGAACAGTTTGAGCATTGCTGAGTAAGATCGAATAATAAGGGTCTTACTTTAAAACCTCCTGAGCTTTAGTGTTGAGTTCAAGATCTTTACTTGCCAGCTTCTCctccatgtctctctgtctcctccgtGCCTCCTACacgctcctcctctccacctttTTTGCAGCATCACACTCCTCCTTTACAGCCTTCTCCACCTGGGCCTGTTCACTCTGGCATTGCTGGAGCTTCTCCCTCAGGGCAGTGCACGTGGCCTCTACCTCAGCCAGCTCCCGCTCCCTGGACCTCTCAGCTTCAGAATGGTCCACGCCGACTCAGTGCTCACAAAGTTTGAAGTTCACCAGAGTGAAGAAACGCACCTTCAGTTTTGGTACCCAGGAGCTTCTGGCGTTCTATAAGGTTCTCCACTATTTTTACAAGGGGTGCCCTCTGGCTTTCGACCACCCCAGGGGACCTGGTCGTGTTCCCCAGACACGCGTGCATCACCTCGGCATCTCTCTTTATCTCAGCCAGGTTGTCCTGTAACACTTCCGTTATCCCGTCCAGACACTCCATCCTGGACTAAACAACAGAGACAGAAACTACCTCGCTATCATATAAATAGAAGAGGTCTGATAGATGCATAAGCTAGAGCTTTTTACCTATGTGACTATTGTGTTTAACATATACTAATAAAGCATAGCATTAAGGAAAAAACCAAGGCTCAGTATGCCTTAGAATTGTATTGTCTTTCCCCTGGATGTCCTTGGCCCATTCCTGGAATCTTctgatgttcctaaactgacctcgctggagatgCCAGCTTATCTCCTAGTCTCAACATGGAAGTGGCCATGTCAGCTCTCAGACCATCATGAGATCACCAAGCGTGGATGGGGCGTGCGAGGGGAGGGGCCAATATACATTTGTCCAATCATGTGTGATTTATGTCAAGTTTATCCAATCATATGATTTAATCAtctcatgttcacctcgtgaaCATCTTGTGTGCTTAGGAATTAAAATATAAGAGATGGGAGTTTGGAGGGGGGGTTAGCTCTCTTTTGCAGATGCTCTTGTGTGTCTGTTAACTGAGAACTCTGGATTAATCCATACTTGCTGAATAAattcattttactttattatcttacccaactgcttctgactattactgtgctcaccatttaagggttacagaatttcaaccacaatttggcaccccagatgggactccgCGACTGAGAATGGCACACCTGAGAGATCTAAGCGCTTAGCTCCTAAAGGCCTTACTTCATCCAGCCAACGACAACTTACGTTGAGTGGGACTCGCAGGTGACTGCCTCCTCAGCGACTGAGTTTTCCCAGAAACGAACTACAGATAAATTAATTAAACCCTGGTCAGTACAACTAAAGATAAACTTATTGCAGAGTTTGTGACTTCTCTCttggtgcgtgcatacacaggcGACGCCAGACGCAGTTCGTAGGAAACTGTCAGGATCAGGGGATCTAACTCGATGAGAGTCGAGAGGTTTGGCGGTCGAActccatggggggggggggggtttggggggctatacaggtggcaccattggtggttaccaggcagggt containing:
- the LOC143522943 gene encoding uncharacterized protein LOC143522943 isoform X3 — encoded protein: MLQKRWRGGACRRHGGDRETWRRSWLETQMCEDQDQLKSLCADLLQKKNHISYLHTEMFQGSIHADGQQTEVTALTGVIWELRGKLHDAEGERNRPLSALWSQEQTVKLRSEQVGSQKTLHKYQETCQLLLDKDKLIQELLLTLEKKERARVEQERRLDARLKEIRSLREKLGKLDRGTRESGTACGPDPAQPRGHNKQDATGRWTRDTKLEGKSGGRFLSSNKPERPKEKDQMTKQPQQETCGRVQLNVILIVFLSLTAYGHKATVKLYM